In one Bacillus thuringiensis genomic region, the following are encoded:
- the polA gene encoding DNA polymerase I, which yields MEKKVVLVDGNNIAYRAFFALPLLNNDKGIHTNAIYGFTMMLMRILEEEKPTHMLVAFDAGKTTFRHKTYSEYKGGRQKTPPELSEQFPFIREMLDAFNVPRYELENYEADDIMGTLAKEASEQGASVKVISGDKDLLQLVSDNTLVCIPRKGITEVDEYTKEALFEKYSLSPKQIIDMKGLMGDQSDNIPGVPGVGEKTAIKLLTQFGTVEAVYENIDQVSGKKLKEKLEENKEQALMSKDLATIITDAPITVHVDDMAYKGYEASDVIPMFESLGFTSLLNKLGVTPEETAPAELDDITFDIVEEVTEEMFQQDSALIVEVQEDNYHKADIQGFGIQNENGCYFIQTDIALKSDAFKEWLADGEMRKHTFDAKRAIVALKWNGIDMQGIDFDLLIAAYLLDPADTDKDFRTVAKMKETHAVKSDEEVYGKGAKRAVPELEVVAEHVARKVHVLYDIKQTFVEELKKNEQYELFTELELPLARVLADMEVKGVKVDTERLRNMGEELAGRLKEMEQEIYKLAGTEFNINSPKQLGVILFENLNLPVIKKTKTGYSTSADVLDKLMNHHEIIPNILHYRQLGKLNSTYIEGLLKVVHEDSSKIHTRFNQVLTQTGRLSSTDPNLQNIPIRLEEGRKIRQAFVPSEEGWIMYAADYSQIELRVLAHIANDKGLVEAFQHDMDIHTKTAMDVFGVEKDEVTSNMRRQAKAVNFGIVYGISDYGLSQNLGITRKAAAEFIEKYLESFPGVQEYMEDIVKDAKQKGYVATLLNRRRYIPEITSRNFNLRSFAERTAMNTPIQGTAADIIKKAMIIMADRLEEEGLQARLLLQVHDELIFEAPKEEIQKLEQLVPEVMEHAIELAVPLKVDYSYGPTWYDAK from the coding sequence TTGGAAAAAAAGGTCGTATTAGTAGATGGTAATAATATCGCGTATCGTGCTTTCTTTGCACTACCGCTTTTAAATAACGACAAAGGTATACATACGAACGCAATTTACGGTTTTACAATGATGTTAATGAGAATATTAGAGGAAGAAAAGCCAACTCATATGTTAGTGGCATTTGATGCAGGCAAAACAACGTTCCGTCATAAAACGTATAGTGAGTATAAAGGAGGACGTCAAAAGACTCCACCTGAATTATCAGAGCAGTTCCCGTTTATTCGTGAGATGCTGGATGCGTTCAATGTACCGCGTTATGAATTAGAAAATTATGAAGCGGATGACATCATGGGAACGTTAGCGAAAGAAGCGAGTGAGCAAGGGGCAAGTGTAAAAGTTATTTCAGGAGATAAAGATTTACTTCAACTCGTTTCTGATAACACGCTTGTATGTATTCCGCGAAAAGGGATTACAGAAGTGGATGAATATACGAAAGAAGCTTTATTTGAAAAATACAGCTTATCACCAAAGCAAATTATCGATATGAAAGGTTTAATGGGAGACCAGTCAGATAATATACCGGGTGTACCAGGAGTTGGTGAAAAAACGGCAATTAAATTGTTAACACAGTTTGGAACGGTTGAAGCGGTGTATGAAAATATAGATCAAGTAAGTGGGAAGAAATTAAAAGAAAAACTGGAAGAAAATAAAGAACAAGCTCTTATGAGTAAGGATCTTGCAACTATTATTACAGATGCGCCGATTACAGTTCATGTGGATGATATGGCGTATAAAGGATATGAAGCAAGTGATGTCATTCCAATGTTCGAGAGTTTAGGATTTACATCTCTTTTAAATAAATTAGGCGTTACGCCAGAAGAAACAGCTCCAGCTGAATTAGATGATATTACATTTGATATTGTGGAAGAAGTTACAGAAGAAATGTTTCAGCAAGATAGTGCGCTTATCGTTGAAGTACAAGAAGATAATTATCATAAAGCAGACATTCAAGGTTTCGGTATTCAAAATGAAAATGGATGTTACTTTATTCAGACAGACATTGCTCTTAAGTCAGATGCTTTTAAAGAGTGGCTTGCAGATGGAGAAATGAGAAAGCATACATTTGATGCGAAGCGTGCAATCGTTGCACTGAAATGGAATGGGATAGATATGCAAGGGATTGACTTCGATCTATTAATCGCTGCTTATTTACTTGACCCGGCTGATACAGATAAAGATTTCCGTACTGTAGCGAAAATGAAAGAAACGCATGCTGTGAAATCAGATGAAGAAGTTTACGGAAAAGGTGCGAAGCGTGCTGTTCCAGAGTTAGAGGTAGTAGCGGAGCATGTGGCTCGTAAAGTGCATGTATTATATGATATAAAGCAAACATTTGTGGAAGAGTTAAAGAAGAATGAGCAATATGAACTGTTTACAGAGTTAGAATTGCCGCTTGCACGTGTATTAGCTGATATGGAAGTAAAGGGTGTAAAAGTTGATACAGAGCGTCTTCGTAATATGGGGGAAGAACTTGCGGGTAGATTAAAGGAAATGGAACAGGAAATTTATAAGCTTGCGGGAACAGAATTTAATATTAATTCACCGAAACAGCTTGGTGTTATTTTGTTTGAGAACTTAAACTTACCGGTTATTAAAAAGACGAAAACAGGCTATTCTACGTCAGCTGATGTACTAGATAAGCTTATGAATCACCATGAAATTATTCCAAATATTTTACATTATCGTCAATTAGGGAAGCTAAATTCAACTTACATTGAAGGTTTACTGAAAGTTGTACATGAAGATTCATCTAAAATTCATACGCGCTTTAATCAAGTGTTAACGCAAACAGGTCGATTAAGTTCAACGGATCCGAACTTGCAAAATATCCCGATTCGATTAGAAGAAGGAAGAAAGATTCGTCAGGCATTTGTTCCATCAGAAGAAGGATGGATTATGTATGCAGCTGATTATTCACAAATCGAACTGCGTGTATTAGCTCATATTGCAAATGATAAAGGGCTAGTTGAAGCGTTCCAACATGACATGGATATTCATACGAAAACAGCTATGGATGTATTTGGCGTTGAAAAAGATGAAGTAACTTCAAATATGAGACGACAAGCGAAAGCTGTTAACTTCGGAATTGTGTATGGTATTAGTGATTATGGTCTTTCGCAAAACTTAGGAATTACAAGAAAAGCAGCAGCGGAATTTATTGAAAAGTATTTAGAAAGTTTCCCTGGTGTACAAGAATACATGGAGGACATCGTAAAAGATGCGAAACAAAAAGGATATGTGGCTACATTATTAAATCGTCGCCGTTATATTCCAGAAATTACGAGTCGTAATTTCAACTTGCGTAGCTTCGCTGAACGTACAGCGATGAATACACCAATTCAAGGTACTGCAGCAGATATTATTAAAAAAGCGATGATTATTATGGCAGATCGTTTAGAAGAAGAAGGATTACAAGCGCGTCTTCTTCTGCAAGTACACGATGAATTAATATTTGAAGCACCAAAAGAAGAGATTCAAAAATTAGAGCAGCTTGTACCTGAAGTAATGGAACATGCAATTGAACTTGCAGTTCCGCTGAAAGTTGATTATTCTTACGGTCCAACTTGGTACGACGCAAAATAA
- the phoR gene encoding sensory box histidine kinase PhoR, with translation MNKFRSRLLFTFVSLIVFILVGLGLLLETVFENYYIDHAKERMVKETEYVATLAEEQGFDNVLKNPYVFEKIEEKIPASIVFLDEKKKVQYRKGQELAFSPETIKELSSEVAKQRSKVITKETDRKNEFYHAVFVQDVEGKQGYILVKSTIEPLKDVHQKTWGLLIIGFVIACLVVVFLGMKITGQYIRPIESVTKVAIELAKGNYKARAYESHSDETGMLSKAINILARNLQEMTLEQEMQQDRLHTLIENMGSGMILIDSRGYINLVNRSYKETFHVTDEEYLDRLYYESFHHTEIIELVEEIFMTEVKVRKQMLLPLGIERKHFEVYGAPIIGTNHEWKGIVLVFHDITELKKLEQMRKDFLANVSHELKTPITSIKGFSETLLDGAMDNKKFCEHFLHIILKESERMQGLIEDLLDLSKIEQQGFKLNMGTVDMKGLLEDIHMVLDNKAGEKEISLQVNVLKRASVIGDPSRLKQIFINLINNAIVYTPAGGVVSVELAEDKYNAYIKVSDTGIGISKEEIPRIFERFYRVDKARSRNTGGTGLGLSIVKHLVEAHQGTITVDSEVGEGTTFTVVLPKSATEK, from the coding sequence ATGAATAAATTTCGTTCCAGGCTTCTTTTTACATTTGTTTCTCTTATTGTATTTATTTTAGTTGGACTAGGTTTATTACTAGAAACTGTGTTTGAAAACTACTATATAGATCATGCTAAAGAGAGAATGGTAAAAGAGACGGAGTATGTTGCGACGTTAGCAGAAGAGCAAGGTTTTGATAATGTCTTAAAGAATCCATACGTATTTGAAAAGATAGAAGAAAAAATACCAGCTTCTATCGTATTTTTGGATGAAAAAAAGAAAGTTCAATATAGAAAAGGACAAGAATTGGCATTTAGTCCAGAGACGATTAAAGAACTTTCTTCGGAAGTGGCAAAACAACGAAGTAAAGTGATTACGAAAGAAACGGATCGAAAGAATGAATTTTATCATGCGGTGTTCGTTCAAGATGTAGAAGGAAAACAAGGATACATTTTGGTGAAAAGCACAATTGAGCCTTTGAAAGATGTTCACCAAAAAACGTGGGGATTATTAATTATCGGATTTGTCATTGCTTGTCTCGTAGTTGTATTTTTAGGTATGAAAATTACAGGGCAATATATTAGGCCAATTGAATCGGTTACGAAAGTTGCAATTGAATTGGCAAAGGGTAATTATAAAGCACGTGCATACGAAAGTCATTCGGATGAAACAGGAATGCTGAGTAAAGCGATTAATATTTTAGCTCGAAATTTACAAGAGATGACACTTGAACAAGAAATGCAGCAAGATCGTCTGCATACGTTAATTGAAAATATGGGAAGCGGAATGATTTTAATTGATAGCCGAGGATATATAAACCTTGTAAACCGCTCTTATAAGGAAACCTTCCACGTAACAGATGAAGAATATTTAGATCGCTTATATTATGAATCGTTTCATCATACAGAAATTATTGAGCTTGTAGAAGAAATCTTTATGACAGAAGTGAAAGTGCGTAAACAAATGTTATTGCCACTTGGAATTGAACGGAAGCATTTCGAAGTATATGGAGCGCCTATTATCGGGACAAACCATGAATGGAAAGGGATTGTTCTCGTATTCCATGATATAACAGAGTTAAAGAAATTAGAACAAATGAGAAAAGACTTTTTAGCGAATGTTTCTCATGAATTAAAGACACCGATTACTTCTATTAAAGGTTTTTCAGAAACACTCTTAGACGGAGCGATGGATAATAAAAAATTCTGCGAACATTTCTTGCACATTATTTTAAAAGAAAGTGAGCGCATGCAAGGATTAATAGAAGATTTATTAGATTTGTCAAAGATCGAACAACAAGGATTTAAATTAAATATGGGAACTGTTGACATGAAGGGGCTGCTTGAAGATATTCATATGGTGCTTGATAATAAAGCGGGAGAGAAAGAAATCTCTTTACAAGTGAATGTATTAAAACGAGCCTCTGTTATTGGAGATCCAAGTCGTTTGAAACAAATCTTTATTAATTTAATTAATAACGCAATCGTATATACACCGGCTGGAGGCGTTGTTTCAGTAGAGTTAGCGGAAGATAAATATAATGCTTATATAAAAGTATCGGATACTGGAATTGGTATTAGTAAAGAGGAAATTCCGCGTATTTTTGAACGTTTCTACCGGGTGGATAAAGCAAGAAGTAGAAATACTGGTGGTACCGGCCTTGGATTGTCGATCGTAAAGCATTTAGTTGAGGCGCATCAAGGTACGATTACAGTAGATAGTGAAGTTGGAGAAGGGACAACGTTTACAGTTGTTTTACCGAAATCAGCAACTGAAAAATAG
- the phoP gene encoding two-component system response regulator PhoP has protein sequence MNNRILVVDDEEFILTLIEFNLQQAGFEVITAMDGEMALQKATTERPDLIILDLMLPKMDGMEVCKELRLQRVMTPILMLTAKDDEFDKVLGLELGADDYMTKPFSPREVVARVKAILRRTKLQQEEQVAEAPDEDSITIAELKILPEFYEAYFQGRKLELTPKEFELLVYLAKNKSRVLTRDQLLSAVWNYDFAGDTRIVDVHISHLRDKIEQNTKKPTYIKTIRGLGYKLEEPKGNE, from the coding sequence ATGAACAATCGTATTTTAGTAGTTGATGATGAGGAATTTATCTTAACTTTAATTGAATTTAATTTACAACAAGCTGGGTTTGAAGTTATAACAGCGATGGATGGAGAAATGGCGCTTCAAAAAGCGACAACAGAACGCCCAGATTTAATTATATTAGATTTAATGCTTCCGAAAATGGATGGTATGGAAGTGTGTAAAGAATTACGATTGCAGCGCGTTATGACGCCGATTTTAATGTTAACGGCAAAAGATGATGAGTTTGATAAGGTGCTAGGCCTTGAACTTGGGGCAGATGATTATATGACGAAGCCATTTAGTCCAAGAGAAGTTGTTGCTCGTGTGAAGGCGATTTTGCGCCGTACGAAATTACAACAAGAAGAACAAGTTGCAGAAGCGCCAGATGAAGATAGCATCACAATTGCAGAACTTAAAATTTTACCGGAGTTTTATGAGGCTTATTTCCAAGGAAGAAAGCTTGAATTAACACCAAAAGAATTTGAACTACTTGTGTATCTTGCGAAAAATAAAAGTCGCGTGTTGACACGTGATCAATTATTAAGTGCTGTATGGAATTACGATTTTGCTGGTGATACACGAATTGTTGATGTTCATATTAGCCATTTGCGCGATAAAATTGAACAAAATACGAAAAAACCGACGTACATTAAAACGATACGTGGTTTAGGATATAAATTAGAGGAGCCAAAAGGGAATGAATAA
- a CDS encoding MaoC family dehydratase: protein MLKKKVQIGRKMDEITVGEKLSITEKIEDKDLLLYLGLTNDANPLYIQHDYASQTPYEKPIVPSIMLTGMITTAVTKYLPGPGSHITRKDLTFVKHVHHYETLQIHFEVVAVSEEEHTIDMLVSAHDEKGETVVKGSLTVTPPFKSVSIMEKALDNF from the coding sequence ATGTTAAAGAAAAAAGTTCAAATTGGTCGTAAAATGGATGAAATTACAGTAGGAGAGAAATTATCTATCACTGAAAAAATTGAGGATAAAGATTTGTTATTGTACTTAGGGTTAACGAATGATGCCAATCCATTATATATTCAGCATGATTACGCATCCCAAACTCCGTATGAAAAGCCGATTGTACCAAGCATTATGCTAACGGGAATGATTACAACGGCGGTTACGAAATATTTACCGGGTCCAGGAAGTCATATTACGAGAAAGGACCTTACATTCGTGAAACATGTTCACCATTATGAAACGTTACAAATCCACTTTGAAGTTGTGGCTGTTTCTGAGGAGGAACATACAATTGATATGCTTGTATCTGCTCATGATGAAAAAGGAGAAACTGTTGTGAAAGGTTCATTAACAGTAACGCCACCTTTTAAATCAGTCTCTATTATGGAAAAAGCATTAGATAATTTTTAA
- the mdh gene encoding malate dehydrogenase, translating to MTIKRKKVSVIGAGFTGATTAFLLAQKELADVVLVDIPQLENPTKGKALDMLEASPVQGFDANIIGTSDYADTADSDVVVITAGIARKPGMSRDDLVATNSKIMKSITRDIAKHSPNAIIVVLTNPVDAMTYSVFKEAGFPKERVIGQSGVLDTARFRTFIAQELNLSVKDITGFVLGGHGDDMVPLVRYSYAGGIPLETLIPKERLEAIVERTRKGGGEIVGLLGNGSAYYAPAASLVEMTEAILKDQRRVLPAIAYLEGEYGYSDLYLGVPVILGGNGIEKIIELELLADEKEALDRSVESVRNVMKVLV from the coding sequence ATGACAATCAAACGCAAGAAGGTTTCAGTCATCGGTGCGGGATTTACAGGAGCAACAACGGCATTCTTATTAGCACAAAAAGAACTTGCAGATGTTGTATTAGTGGACATTCCACAACTGGAAAATCCAACAAAAGGGAAAGCGTTAGATATGTTAGAAGCGAGCCCAGTACAAGGTTTTGATGCTAACATTATTGGAACATCTGATTACGCAGATACTGCTGATTCTGACGTTGTCGTTATTACAGCAGGTATTGCACGTAAGCCTGGTATGAGCCGTGATGACTTAGTAGCAACAAACTCTAAAATTATGAAAAGTATTACGCGCGACATTGCAAAACATTCACCAAATGCAATTATTGTTGTGTTAACAAATCCAGTTGATGCAATGACATATTCTGTATTTAAAGAAGCAGGATTCCCGAAAGAGCGTGTAATCGGCCAATCGGGTGTATTAGATACAGCTCGTTTCCGTACATTCATCGCACAAGAATTAAATCTTTCTGTAAAAGACATTACAGGATTTGTTCTTGGCGGACACGGTGACGACATGGTACCTCTTGTGCGTTATTCTTATGCAGGCGGTATTCCGTTAGAAACATTAATTCCGAAAGAGCGTTTAGAAGCAATTGTAGAACGTACACGTAAAGGTGGCGGTGAGATTGTAGGCTTATTAGGAAACGGTAGTGCATATTACGCACCAGCAGCTTCTTTAGTTGAAATGACAGAAGCGATTTTAAAAGATCAACGCCGTGTATTACCAGCTATTGCGTATCTTGAAGGTGAGTATGGTTATAGTGACCTTTACTTAGGGGTACCAGTAATTCTAGGTGGTAACGGAATTGAAAAAATTATTGAATTAGAACTTCTTGCAGATGAAAAAGAAGCGTTAGATCGCTCTGTAGAATCTGTACGTAACGTAATGAAAGTTCTTGTTTAA
- the icd gene encoding NADP-dependent isocitrate dehydrogenase: MTTGEKITVTNGVMNVPNNPIIPFIEGDGIGPDIWAAASRVLEAAVEKAYDGEKKIVWKEVLAGEKAFNQTGEWLPEETLNLIREYLIAIKGPLTTPVGGGIRSLNVALRQELDLYVCLRPVRYFEGVPSPVKRPEDTDMVIFRENTEDIYAGIEYAQGSPEAEKVLAFLKEAMGVNKIRFPETSGIGIKPISEEGTKRLVRAAIQYAINEKRSSVTLVHKGNIMKFTEGAFKNWGYEVAEQEFGDKVFTWAEYDRIVEKDGKDAANKAMADAEVAGKIIVKDSIADIFLQQILTRPREFDVVATMNLNGDYISDALAAQVGGIGIAPGANINYVTGHAIFEATHGTAPKYAGLDKVNPSSVLLSGVLLLEHLGWNEAAKLVTASVEKTIASKVVTYDFARLMEGATEVKCSEFANELIKNMDVAIIKNA, encoded by the coding sequence TTGACGACAGGTGAAAAAATTACTGTAACTAATGGTGTTATGAATGTACCAAACAATCCGATTATTCCATTTATCGAGGGAGATGGAATTGGTCCTGATATTTGGGCAGCTGCATCTCGCGTACTAGAAGCAGCAGTTGAAAAAGCTTATGATGGTGAGAAGAAAATCGTTTGGAAAGAAGTGCTTGCAGGGGAAAAAGCATTCAACCAAACAGGCGAGTGGTTACCAGAAGAAACTTTAAACTTAATTCGTGAATATTTAATCGCGATTAAAGGTCCACTTACAACTCCAGTTGGCGGTGGTATTCGTTCTCTAAACGTAGCACTTCGTCAAGAATTAGATTTATATGTATGTCTACGTCCAGTTCGTTATTTTGAAGGTGTTCCTTCACCTGTAAAACGTCCGGAAGATACTGATATGGTTATTTTCCGTGAAAATACAGAAGACATTTATGCTGGAATTGAATATGCACAAGGATCTCCAGAAGCAGAAAAAGTTCTTGCTTTCTTAAAAGAAGCAATGGGTGTTAATAAAATCCGCTTCCCAGAAACATCTGGTATTGGTATTAAGCCGATTTCAGAAGAAGGGACAAAGCGTCTTGTTCGTGCTGCAATTCAATATGCAATTAACGAAAAACGCTCTTCTGTTACATTAGTTCATAAAGGAAACATTATGAAATTTACAGAAGGTGCTTTCAAAAACTGGGGTTACGAAGTAGCGGAACAAGAATTCGGCGACAAAGTATTTACTTGGGCTGAATACGATCGTATTGTTGAAAAAGATGGTAAAGATGCAGCGAATAAAGCGATGGCAGACGCTGAAGTGGCTGGAAAAATCATCGTAAAAGATTCTATTGCAGACATCTTCTTACAACAAATTTTAACTCGTCCACGTGAGTTCGATGTTGTTGCAACAATGAACTTAAATGGTGACTATATCTCTGATGCACTTGCTGCACAAGTAGGTGGAATTGGTATTGCACCTGGTGCAAACATTAACTATGTGACTGGACATGCTATCTTTGAAGCTACACACGGTACAGCTCCAAAATATGCAGGTTTAGATAAAGTAAACCCATCTTCTGTTCTTCTTTCAGGTGTATTATTATTAGAACACTTAGGATGGAACGAAGCTGCGAAATTAGTAACTGCTTCTGTTGAGAAAACAATTGCTTCAAAAGTAGTAACTTATGATTTCGCACGCTTAATGGAAGGTGCAACAGAAGTGAAATGTTCTGAGTTCGCTAATGAACTTATTAAAAACATGGATGTAGCGATAATCAAAAACGCATAA
- the citZ gene encoding citrate synthase, with protein sequence MGEFSGKGENVMTVIRGLEGVVATTSSVSSIIDDTLTYVGYNIDDLAENATFEEVVYLLWHRKLPNEKELAEFNEIVSEYYKVPGEILTYLKQVDLKVAHPMSVLRTAISMLSLYDESAEIMDEKSNYLKAVKLQAQVGTLVAAYARIRKGLDIVEPRKDLSLAANFLYMLNDREPNEVEIEAFDKALVLHADHELNASTFTARVCVATLSDVYSGITAAIGALKGPLHGGANENVMKMLTEIGEEENVESYIHNALQNKVKIMGFGHRVYEQGDPRAKHLREMSKRLCVLLGEEKWYNMSIKIEDIVTKEKGLPPNVDFYSASVYHCLGIDHDLFTPIFAISRMSGWLAHILEQYENNRLIRPRADYNGPTHQVYVSIAQR encoded by the coding sequence TTGGGAGAATTTTCAGGAAAAGGAGAGAATGTCATGACTGTTATTCGAGGTTTAGAAGGGGTAGTAGCAACAACATCATCTGTGAGCTCTATTATTGATGATACATTAACTTATGTTGGGTATAATATTGATGATTTAGCTGAGAATGCTACGTTTGAAGAAGTAGTGTACTTATTATGGCACCGCAAGCTTCCTAATGAAAAAGAACTAGCGGAATTTAATGAAATTGTATCTGAATACTATAAAGTTCCAGGTGAGATTTTAACATATTTAAAACAAGTAGATTTAAAAGTTGCACATCCGATGTCTGTTTTACGAACTGCAATTTCCATGCTATCATTATACGATGAGAGCGCTGAAATTATGGATGAAAAGTCCAATTATTTGAAAGCGGTTAAATTACAGGCGCAAGTCGGAACTTTAGTTGCTGCTTACGCGAGAATCCGTAAAGGTTTAGATATTGTTGAGCCAAGAAAGGATTTATCATTAGCTGCAAACTTCTTGTACATGTTAAATGATCGCGAGCCAAATGAAGTTGAAATTGAAGCTTTTGATAAGGCGCTTGTACTTCATGCAGATCATGAGTTAAACGCTTCTACATTTACTGCACGTGTTTGCGTAGCTACACTTTCAGATGTATATTCTGGTATTACAGCAGCAATCGGTGCATTAAAAGGTCCTCTTCACGGTGGGGCAAATGAAAATGTAATGAAGATGTTAACTGAGATTGGTGAAGAAGAAAATGTAGAGTCATATATTCATAATGCTCTTCAAAATAAAGTGAAAATCATGGGCTTTGGCCACCGTGTGTATGAGCAGGGTGATCCACGTGCAAAACACTTACGTGAAATGTCTAAGAGATTATGCGTGCTTTTAGGAGAAGAGAAATGGTATAATATGTCTATCAAAATTGAAGACATTGTAACAAAAGAAAAAGGTCTTCCACCAAATGTTGATTTCTATTCAGCTTCTGTATACCATTGTTTAGGAATTGACCATGACTTATTTACACCTATTTTTGCAATTAGCCGTATGTCAGGCTGGTTAGCTCATATTCTAGAACAATATGAAAACAACCGTTTAATTCGTCCGCGTGCTGATTATAATGGACCGACGCATCAAGTGTATGTTTCAATTGCACAACGATAA
- a CDS encoding DUF441 domain-containing protein, with product MISQSTLFLFILLIIGLIAKNQSLTVAIGVLFLLKFTFLGDKVFPYLQTKGINLGVTVITIAVLVPIATGEIGFKQLGEAAKSYYAWIALASGVAVALLAKGGVQLLTTDPHITTALVFGTIIAVALFNGVAVGPLIGAGIAYAVMSIIQMFK from the coding sequence ATGATTAGTCAGTCAACGTTATTTTTATTCATACTACTTATTATCGGACTTATTGCTAAAAACCAATCGCTTACTGTAGCTATTGGTGTGTTATTTTTATTGAAGTTTACATTTTTAGGAGATAAGGTCTTTCCTTATTTACAAACGAAAGGGATTAATCTAGGTGTAACGGTCATTACAATAGCGGTGCTCGTACCGATTGCGACGGGGGAAATAGGTTTTAAACAACTTGGAGAAGCGGCGAAATCTTATTATGCGTGGATTGCTTTAGCTTCAGGTGTAGCAGTCGCTTTGTTAGCGAAAGGCGGCGTACAATTGTTGACAACGGATCCTCACATTACAACTGCGCTTGTTTTTGGGACAATTATAGCGGTTGCGCTATTTAATGGGGTTGCTGTTGGTCCGTTAATTGGGGCTGGAATTGCCTATGCGGTTATGAGTATTATACAAATGTTTAAATAA
- the ytvI gene encoding sporulation integral membrane protein YtvI, with translation MNRNLLYMILRLIFVIVATVAGFYVLLYISGLIYPFIIAFAFAYLINPVVNFLNQKLQFPRALAVLVSLILVFGAIVGLVTYLVTEAISATTYLLQLVTVKFPDIVTFAQQFALNHIMPLYDDLISKFNHLGEPQRYTITQNIQNLGTEATTQMKELLTTIISGLTNFISALPTTLTVLVFILLATFFISYDWHRLAQKARKLLPNRVHGYGKTIFVDLRKALFGFVKAQLTLVSMTTVIVLIGLLILRVPYAITIAIITGVVDLLPYLGTGAVFVPWVIYVFFTGDTAFAIGLLILYIVVIVQRQIMEPKVLSSNIGLDPLATLVALFVGFKLFGFLGLIIGPVTLVLLNTLHKANVFHDLWKYIKGSPSK, from the coding sequence TTGAACCGAAACTTACTATATATGATATTACGACTCATATTTGTCATTGTAGCAACGGTAGCTGGGTTCTATGTATTACTATACATATCAGGGCTTATCTATCCTTTTATTATCGCTTTTGCATTTGCTTATTTGATTAATCCTGTCGTCAATTTCCTTAATCAAAAACTACAATTTCCTCGCGCACTAGCAGTACTCGTTAGCTTAATTCTCGTATTTGGAGCTATCGTTGGACTTGTTACATATCTTGTGACTGAAGCAATATCTGCCACAACATACTTACTACAACTTGTTACAGTAAAGTTTCCAGATATCGTTACATTCGCTCAGCAATTTGCACTTAATCATATTATGCCTCTCTACGATGATTTAATCTCTAAATTTAATCATCTTGGAGAACCACAGCGCTATACAATTACACAAAACATTCAAAACTTAGGAACAGAAGCGACAACACAAATGAAAGAACTTTTAACCACCATTATAAGCGGGTTAACGAATTTCATTAGTGCACTGCCAACAACTTTAACTGTCCTTGTATTCATTTTATTAGCCACTTTCTTCATTAGTTACGATTGGCACCGTCTTGCTCAGAAAGCAAGAAAATTGCTACCGAATCGTGTACATGGCTATGGAAAAACTATTTTTGTCGACTTAAGAAAAGCTTTGTTTGGTTTTGTGAAAGCACAACTTACACTCGTATCTATGACAACTGTCATTGTACTAATCGGGCTTTTAATATTACGCGTACCATACGCCATTACTATCGCGATTATTACAGGGGTTGTAGATTTACTACCATATTTAGGAACAGGCGCAGTCTTTGTTCCATGGGTTATATACGTATTTTTCACTGGCGATACCGCATTCGCCATTGGTCTTCTCATTTTATACATCGTCGTGATTGTCCAAAGACAAATTATGGAGCCGAAAGTACTTTCATCTAACATCGGTCTCGATCCATTAGCAACACTCGTCGCTCTATTTGTCGGCTTTAAACTTTTTGGCTTTTTAGGGTTAATCATCGGTCCAGTCACCTTAGTACTACTTAATACATTACACAAAGCTAATGTCTTCCATGACTTGTGGAAATATATTAAAGGTTCACCTTCAAAATAA